One window of Sebastes fasciatus isolate fSebFas1 chromosome 21 unlocalized genomic scaffold, fSebFas1.pri SUPER_21_unloc_1, whole genome shotgun sequence genomic DNA carries:
- the LOC141763616 gene encoding uncharacterized protein LOC141763616 → MALQLPPCVIDCGTGYTKMGYAGNTEPQFIMPSCIAIKESASVGEQAQRRLVKGVEDLDFYIGDEAVDKPNYATKWPIRHGMVEDWDLMEKFMEQIIFRYLRAEPEDHSFLMVMMMVMVMVVMMMVMVMMMMVMVMMMMMMVMVMMMVMVMVMVMVMVMMVMMMMMMVVMVVMVMVMMMVMVMMMVMMMMMMMMVMVMMMVMMMMMMVVMVVMVMVMMMVMVMMMVMMMVMVMVMVMMMMMMVMVMMMVMVMVMVMVMMVMMMMMMMVVMMVMVMVVMMVMVMVMMAMMMVMVMMMVMMMVMVMMMVMMVVMVVMMMVLMVMMVMMMMMVMMMKMMVVMMMMIVMMMMVMMMMIVMMMMMMMAIMMMMMVLMMLMVMVVMMVMMMVMMMMMVMMMMVVMMVMVMMVMVMMMMVMMMVMVMVMMVMMVMVMVMMMMVMMMMMMMVVMMVMVMVVMMVMVMVMMAMMMVM, encoded by the exons atGGCTCTGCAGCTGCCTCCGTGCGTGATAGACTGCGGGACCGG CTACACTAAGATGGGCTACGCTGGAAACACTGAGCCTCAGTTCATCATGCCCTCCT GTATCGCCATCAAGGAGTCGGCCAGCGTGGGGGAGCAGGCCCAGAGGAGGCTCGTTAAAGGAGTCGAAGACCTCGACTTCTACATCGGAGACGAAGCTGTAGACAAACCCAACTATGCAACCAAg TGGCCGATCCGTCATGGGATGGTGGAGGACTGGGATCTGATGGAGAAGTTCATGGAGCAGATAATCTTCAGATACCTCCGAGCTGAACCTGAAGACCACAGCTTCctcatggtgatgatgatggtgatggtgatggtggtgatgatgatggtgatggtgatgatgatgatggtgatggtgatgatgatgatgatgatggtgatggtgatgatgatggtgatggtgatggtgatggtgatggtgatggtgatgatggtgatgatgatgatgatgatggtggtgatggtggtgatggtgatggtgatgatgatggtgatggtgatgatgatggtgatgatgatgatgatgatgatgatggtgatggtgatgatgatggtgatgatgatgatgatgatggtggtgatggtggtgatggtgatggtgatgatgatggtgatggtgatgatgatggtgatgatgatggtgatggtgatggtgatggtgatgatgatgatgatgatggtgatggtgatgatgatggtgatggtgatggtgatggtgatggtgatgatggtgatgatgatgatgatgatgatggtggtgatgatggtgatggtgatggtggtgatgatggtgatggtgatggtgatgatggcgatgatgatggtgatggtgatgatgatggtgatgatgatggtgatggtgatgatgatggtgatgatggtggtgatggtggtgatgatgatggtgctgatggtgatgatggtgatgatgatgatgatggtgatgatgatgaagatgatggtggtgatgatgatgatgatagtgatgatgatgatggtgatgatgatgatgatagtgatgatgatgatgatgatgatggcgatcatgatgatgatgatggtgctgatgatgctgatggtgatggtggtgatgatggtgatgatgatggtgatgatgatgatgatggtgatgatgatgatggtggtgatgatggtgatggtgatgatggtgatggtgatgatgatgatggtgatgatgatggtgatggtgatggtgatgatggtgatgatggtgatggtgatggtgatgatgatgatggtgatgatgatgatgatgatgatggtggtgatgatggtgatggtgatggtggtgatgatggtgatggtgatggtgatgatggcgatgatgatggtgatg